In one Hyphomicrobium sp. 99 genomic region, the following are encoded:
- a CDS encoding uracil-DNA glycosylase: MAAGTIGNTVFGPEPPKDCPRCPRLVAYRQENARLEPHWFNGAVPSFGTAQARLLIVGLAPGRMGANRTGRPFTGDYAGVLLYETLIRYGFAKGEYHARPDDGLKLVDCMISNAVRCAPPENKPEPKEIATCRPFFEARLASLNKLKIILALGRIAHDQTLAALGEKKTLYPFAHGARHVLSGGRILYDSFHCSRYNTSTRRLTPEMFQSVFEAIRRELA; the protein is encoded by the coding sequence ATGGCGGCCGGGACGATAGGCAATACAGTCTTTGGTCCAGAGCCTCCCAAAGATTGTCCTCGCTGTCCGCGGCTCGTTGCATACCGCCAAGAGAACGCCCGCTTAGAGCCCCATTGGTTCAATGGCGCAGTCCCTTCATTCGGAACCGCTCAAGCCCGTCTGCTGATCGTCGGTCTGGCCCCGGGACGAATGGGCGCCAACCGAACCGGCCGGCCGTTCACCGGCGATTATGCCGGCGTTCTTCTCTATGAGACCCTGATCCGCTACGGATTTGCCAAAGGCGAATATCACGCCCGGCCCGACGATGGCCTGAAGCTCGTCGATTGCATGATTTCGAATGCCGTGCGCTGCGCGCCGCCCGAAAACAAGCCAGAACCAAAGGAAATCGCGACGTGCCGGCCGTTCTTCGAGGCCCGGCTGGCGAGCTTGAACAAGCTCAAGATTATCTTAGCGCTCGGCCGCATAGCCCACGATCAAACGCTCGCAGCGCTCGGCGAAAAGAAAACGCTCTATCCCTTCGCCCACGGCGCGCGCCACGTGCTGAGCGGCGGTCGCATCCTCTACGACAGCTTTCATTGCTCGCGGTACAATACGAGCACCCGCCGGCTGACGCCCGAGATGTTCCAATCCGTGTTCGAAGCGATCAGGCGCGAGCTGGCCTGA
- a CDS encoding peroxiredoxin has translation MVNSLPPAAMPNFPIPEDDGAAKHLIAGTRLPDVALPATRGASVNLARYQERAVVFVYPMTGTPGVPNPPDWDVIPGAHGSTPEAEGFRDAYAEFELLGYEVFGLSGQSSESQQAFATRAGIPYLLLSDETLAFADALKLPRFETGGVTYLKRLTMVVRNGVIYRVVYPVTAPQSHARELLAALRPARA, from the coding sequence TTGGTCAACAGCCTGCCGCCAGCTGCGATGCCGAATTTCCCGATTCCTGAGGACGACGGCGCTGCTAAGCATCTGATTGCGGGAACGCGTCTTCCCGACGTCGCGCTGCCAGCAACACGCGGGGCCAGCGTCAATCTCGCTCGTTATCAGGAGCGGGCGGTTGTTTTCGTTTACCCGATGACGGGGACGCCGGGTGTTCCCAATCCGCCCGATTGGGATGTCATTCCGGGTGCGCATGGATCGACGCCCGAAGCGGAAGGATTTCGCGACGCTTACGCGGAATTCGAACTTTTGGGCTACGAGGTCTTTGGGCTCAGCGGTCAATCATCGGAAAGCCAGCAGGCCTTCGCGACGCGTGCGGGTATTCCCTATCTCCTGCTCAGCGATGAAACGCTCGCGTTCGCCGATGCACTGAAGCTGCCGCGGTTCGAGACGGGTGGTGTGACGTACCTCAAACGTCTGACAATGGTCGTTCGGAACGGCGTGATCTATCGCGTCGTCTATCCGGTAACGGCGCCACAGTCACATGCGCGAGAATTGCTTGCCGCGCTCAGGCCAGCTCGCGCCTGA